CCATGCTGCGGATCGATGCTTGCCGGCTTTTCTATCCTGTGGGCCGCAATCGAGAAGGATTTAATCGCGTCTTCGATTGCGAAAGTCCCAGACGCGGATGCCCATCTTGCGAGCCTTGTCGGCGAGATTGTCCTGGATGCCGGTGCCCGGAAACACGATGACACCCCGCGGCATCTTCTCCAGCATGGCATCGTTGCGCTTGAACGGCGCGGCCTTCTTGTGCCGGTTCCAGTCGGGCCGGTAGGGATCCTGCGGCACACCCCGGTCGCGCGCCCAGCAGGCGGCGATGCGTTCGGCGCCGGTCGGCGTCGCGCCGTGCATCAGGATCAGGTTCGGAAGCTGGGCGTGGACCTTGTCCAGCACGGCGTAGATGCGCTGATGGTCGTTGCAGTCGACGCCGCCGGTAAAGGCGATCCGCACGCCATCGGGATCGAAGACCCGTTGCTTCTCCCAGGCGCGCTTGCCGAGCGCCTTGCGGCTGTCGAGCACTGCAGAGGTCAGCGCCTTGTGGTTCACCATTGCGCCCGAACGCGGCAGCCAGGGCTTGCGGATATGGATGCGGAACTGGTCGGCGGCAGCATCGCGGAAAAACTCCATGGTGTCCCGGCGCTCGATCGTGGTGATGCCTTCGGCGATCTTGCGTTCCAACTCGACCGACTTCACCTCGCTGCCATCCTGTTCGCGCTGAAGCCGTTTCTGCGCTTGCTCATTGTCGTCGAGTTCGCGCTCGATCCGCTCGCCGGCGCGGTGGAAGACATTGACGATGCCCCAGGCGAGATCCTCAAGGTCGGGTTCGATCCGTGTGTCGATCAGGCACGAGACCAGCGCGTCGAACATCTCGGCGACCGCGCCGCCGGCGATGCGGTCGTCCGGCAAGGGCCGATGATCGGGTTCATCCTCGAAGGGACGGCAGCCGTAAAGCTGCATTTCCTGAAGCAGGTAGGCGGTAGAGCCGGGCTGCGCTTCGTGTCCATCGTCCTGGTCGGTCGCCATCGAAAATCTCCGTGATCTGACAGCCGCGCCTCTCGCGGCCTTCGTGGCGACGGCAGGCGGCGGGCGGAGCGGGACAGAACCGCGGCCCTTGGGGCGCGGCCGGAGCGAAGCGGAGGATGGCGGGCGGGCGGCAATTTTGCTTCGCGATGCAAAGAACCGAAGGTTCGGCGGAAAATAGCCGCCCTTCCGCCATTGCCGTCCTGATCCGTTTGCCGCAGTCGCCCTCTACCGAAGGCACGAGCGCGCGGCGTCTCGAAGATGCCGGTGATGAGCGTGATCACCCGCGACTAGAGACGTTCCCCGCAGTCCAACCCTTACCCCTGCATCAGGAAGCGCTCCGCATCCTCCGTCCGGAGTTGATCCCGCAGCCTCTGGGTGAGCCGCTCCCGCCCGAAGGTGGTAAGATCGTCGTTGAAATCCCCAAGCCTGGGTTCGAGCGGCACCACCTCGATCCCCGCCGGGATCGCCCGCTCGGTGAGCGTCTTCAACGCCCCCGCACCGGCAGGATCGTCATCGCGTGCGACATAGAGCCGGCGCAGCATGGCCGGGAACAGAATGGCAGCGAGATGCGCGGCCGAGAGCCCGGCGATCGCCGGCATCAGCGGCATGACCTGGCGCAGCGACAGCATGGTCTCGATGCCTTCGCCCGCCATCATGACGGGGCCACCTGGCCCGAACCGGACGCCGTGTCCGAGCAGATAGCCCATGGCGCGGCGCGGATAGGCGACGGGAGCTTTGTCGGAGCTGCCCGGTTCCAGCCAGGTCCGATGAGCCCCGGTGACGCTGCCGTCGAGATCGGTGACCGCCGCGATCATCGCCGGCCATGCGGGACGCGTATCGGGTGCGTCGTCCTTCGACGCGCGATACCAGCAGTTGCCGTGAAATCGGAGCGCCTCGCAGCCGGTGAGGTCGATGATTTGCCGGAATGCGAGATAGGCGGCGACGGGGCTTCCGGCGACTGGCTTCGCCGCTGCCCAGAGCCGCTGCGCTGCTTGCCGTGTGCCGGTCGGCGCCTTGCTGCGTCTAACCGGCTTATCCTCGGACGGCGGCGGTATGGGCAGGCGCAGAAAATGCCGGGCTTCGTCCAGCGTCTCGCGCATGGTCCGGCAGTTCCGGGTGATGGCGATGATGTCGAGCAGATCGCCATGATCGCCGCTCTGCGCATCGGTCCATTTGCCGGCTTGGCCGCGCCCGTCGGGGGACGCGGCCAGACGGACATAGAGGCTTCGCCCCGGCGTGTTGTGAACGTCGCCGACCAGCCAGTAGCGGCCTTCCCGGTGCCCGTTGGGCAGGTAGCGGCGACACACGCTCTCCGCATTCTCGGCGAGACGTTCGGCAATGATGGTTGCGGGGCTTTGCATCGCGGGGCTCCTCAGGCGGCCTTGCGCATGGAGAGCCGTTCGATCGGATATCGCTCGAGCAGCCGGTCCAGCACATCGGCGCCGACAGCCCCTGCCGGCACGTAGAGCCTGAGTTTCCACGAGACGATCTCCGAAATCAAGCCCATGGCCTTGAGACGCTCGACACCCAGATCATTGAACCCGGTGATCTCGATCCGCCAGTGGTGCATGGCACGGACACGCTGGAGCTTCTGCTCCTGCGCCAGATGCAGCACGGCTTCGCCAGTCATGAGCATCGAAAGCGCTTCCTCGCCGGAGAGC
This DNA window, taken from Sphingopyxis alaskensis RB2256, encodes the following:
- a CDS encoding DUF7146 domain-containing protein gives rise to the protein MQSPATIIAERLAENAESVCRRYLPNGHREGRYWLVGDVHNTPGRSLYVRLAASPDGRGQAGKWTDAQSGDHGDLLDIIAITRNCRTMRETLDEARHFLRLPIPPPSEDKPVRRSKAPTGTRQAAQRLWAAAKPVAGSPVAAYLAFRQIIDLTGCEALRFHGNCWYRASKDDAPDTRPAWPAMIAAVTDLDGSVTGAHRTWLEPGSSDKAPVAYPRRAMGYLLGHGVRFGPGGPVMMAGEGIETMLSLRQVMPLMPAIAGLSAAHLAAILFPAMLRRLYVARDDDPAGAGALKTLTERAIPAGIEVVPLEPRLGDFNDDLTTFGRERLTQRLRDQLRTEDAERFLMQG
- a CDS encoding DUF2493 domain-containing protein, which gives rise to MATDQDDGHEAQPGSTAYLLQEMQLYGCRPFEDEPDHRPLPDDRIAGGAVAEMFDALVSCLIDTRIEPDLEDLAWGIVNVFHRAGERIERELDDNEQAQKRLQREQDGSEVKSVELERKIAEGITTIERRDTMEFFRDAAADQFRIHIRKPWLPRSGAMVNHKALTSAVLDSRKALGKRAWEKQRVFDPDGVRIAFTGGVDCNDHQRIYAVLDKVHAQLPNLILMHGATPTGAERIAACWARDRGVPQDPYRPDWNRHKKAAPFKRNDAMLEKMPRGVIVFPGTGIQDNLADKARKMGIRVWDFRNRRRD